In the Camelus bactrianus isolate YW-2024 breed Bactrian camel chromosome 17, ASM4877302v1, whole genome shotgun sequence genome, one interval contains:
- the TMEM89 gene encoding transmembrane protein 89, which produces MVHAQSFLLWLLPLVMPVHTHAWSRPLWYQVGLDLQPWGCQPNSLEGCEGSLGCPGYWMGLGVNRIYPVAGVTVTTAMMLMLSRVVMQWRRSQATKSEHPQVTADPCVPWKRRGPVSDRALLLGVLHMLDALLVHIEGHLQRLATKQRTQIKGTPA; this is translated from the exons ATGGTGCATGCACAGTCTTTCCTGCTGTGGCTGCTTCCGCTAGTGATGCCTGTCCACACCCATGCCTGGTCACGGCCCCTGTGGTACCAGGTGGGGCTGGACTTACAGCCCTGGGGGTGCCAGCCAAATAGCCTGGAAGGTTGTGAGGGCAGCCTGGGCTGTCCCGGCTATTGGATGGGCCTGGGGGTGAACCGCATCTACCCTGTGGCAGGGGTCACGGTCACCACTGCCATGATGCTGATGCTCAGCCGTGTGGTGATGCAGTGGCGGCGCTCACAGGCTACTAAGAGTGAG CACCCACAGGTGACTGCTGACCCCTGTGTGCCCTGGAAACGACGGGGCCCTGTCTCAGACCGCGCCCTGCTCCTTGGGGTCTTGCATATGCTGGATGCCCTCCTGGTCCACATCGAGGGCCACCTGCAGCGTCTAGCCACCAAGCAGCGAACCCAAATAAAGGGGACTCCTGCCTAG
- the UQCRC1 gene encoding cytochrome b-c1 complex subunit 1, mitochondrial, which yields MAASAVCRAVSVGTRVLLHTRRSRQALLRSPALRGTATYAQALQSVPETQVSQLDNGLRVASEQSSQPTCTVGVWIDAGSRYETEKNNGAGYFVEHLAFKGTKNRPGNALEKEVESMGAHLNAYSTREHTAYYIKALSKDLPKAVELLADIVQNCSLEDSQVEKERDVILQELQENDASMRDVVFDYLHATAFQGTPLAQTVEGPSENVRKLSRADLTEYLDRHYKAPRMVLAAAGGVEHRQLLDLAQKHLSSLSGTYTEDAVPTLAPCRFTGSEIRHRDDALPLAHVAVAVEGPGWTNPDNVALQVANAIIGHYDCTYGGSTHLSSPLAAVVATNKLCQSFQTFNICYAETGLLGAHFVCDHMSIDDMVFFLQGQWMRLCTSATESEVVRGKNILRNALVSHLDGTTPVCEDIGRSLLTYGRRIPLAEWESRIAEVNASVVREVCSKYFYDQCPAVAGLGPIEQLPDYNRIRSGMFWLRF from the exons ATGGCGGCTTCCGCGGTTTGCCGGGCGGTCAGCGTTGGGACGCGAGTGCTGCTGCACACCCGCCGCTCG CGGCAAGCCCTGCTGAGGTCCCCTGCTTTGCGGGGCACCGCCACCTATGCCCAAGCCCTCCAGAGCGTGCCAGAGACGCAGGTCAGCCAGCTGGACAACGGGCTGCGAGTAGCGTCCGAGCAGTCCTCCCAGCCTACCTGCACG GTCGGGGTGTGGATTGACGCTGGTAGCCGTTACGAGACTGAGAAGAACAACGGGGCAGGCTACTTTGTGGAGCATCTGGCTTTCAAG GGAACAAAGAATCGGCCTGGAAATGCCTTGGAGAAGGAGGTGGAGAGCATGGGGGCCCATCTTAATGCGTACAGCACCCGGGAGCACACAGCTTACTACATTAAGGCACTGTCCAAGGACCTGCCAAAAG CTGTGGAGCTCCTGGCCGACATTGTGCAGAACTGCAGCCTGGAAGACTCCCAGGTTGAGAAGGAGCGTGACGTGATCttgcaggagctgcaggagaatGATGCATCTATGCGGGATGTGGTCTTCGACTACCTGCATGCCACGGCGTTCCAGGGCACACCTCTGGCCCAGACCGTGGAGGGACCCAGTGAGAATGTCAG GAAGCTCTCTCGGGCAGACCTGACTGAGTACCTGGACCGGCATTACAAGGCCCCTCGAATGGTGCTAGCGGCAGCTGGAG GGGTGGAGCACCGGCAGCTGCTGGACCTCGCCCAGAAGCACTTGAGCAGCCTGTCTGGGACATACACAGAGGACGCCGTGCCTACTCTCGCTCCATGCCGCTTCACTGGCAGTGAG ATCCGCCACCGTGATGATGCCCTGCCTTTGGCCCATGTGGCCGTTGCAGTGGAGGGGCCTGGCTGGACCAACCCGGACAACGTGGCCCTCCAGGTGGCCAATGCCATCATCGGCCATTACGACTGCACTTATGGCGGCAGTACG CACCTGTCCAGCCCACTGGCTGCAGTTGTCGCAACCAATAAGCTATGCCAGAGTTTCCAGACTTTCAACATTTGCTACGCAGAGACTGGGCTGCTGGGCGCACACTTTGTCTGTGACCACATGAGCATCGATGACATGGTATTCTTCCTGCAGGGCCAGTG GATGCGCCTGTGCACCAGTGCCACAGAGAGTGAGGTGGTCCGAGGCAAAAACATCCTCAGAAATGCCCTGGTATCTCATCTGGATG GTACCACTCCTGTGTGTGAGGACATTGGACGGAGTCTCCTGACGTACGGCCGTCGCATCCCTCTGGCTGAGTGGGAAAGCCGGATTGCG GAGGTGAATGCCAGTGTGGTGCGTGAGGTCTGCTCTAAGTACTTCTATGACCAGTGTCCAGCAGTGGCTGGATTGG GCCCCATTGAGCAGCTTCCAGACTATAACCGGATCCGTAGCGGCATGTTCTGGCTGCGCTTCTAG